ttataCACACCCACGCACATATATGTTTGTGTATGTAGATATAACGTGTTATGAATGACTTGCAGCAAACTTCAAATTTTATCTTGCTTCCTGCTTAGCtagaaggatatatatatatatatatatatatatatatatatagagagagagagagagagagagagaagagagagagagagaaagtgcgCTCGATATATTACCGTACTTTGGTTGATCACCTCAAACGAGCACTAATAAAGTTTGACGTGTCCAGCGAGGTTTCATTTTATCTCTTGTCTTGAGATTTTGCCACAAAGATAAAAttcattctttaattattttatgtagtacAATTTAGCGAGTAACTCTAAAAATTTTCCCATTGAATAAATTTGGACATATAACCTTTCATTTGTTTGAAAacctttcaaatattatttaactatgaATAGTTAAAAACTTttactttaataaatattttaatatgtaataatGTACTAAACTCAGTACGGTTGTAAGTGTCCTCAAAGACAGTGACTGCTAACACGTTTCGCTCATGTTGCAGGGTCGTGGCTCGATCCCAACACCTCGTTCTGTCTTAAACATACGAGCAATGAATCAGTAGGTACCTAAGAGTTTTGGAGCACACACATCGTGTGAGGTAAAGATCTAGATATAACTCAAGCAACTTCaaggttataaaaaatatttttaatactcaaACAAGAGGTTGGTTTTAATAggcataatttattttccaatacTTCGTGAGTCATTAACATTAGAAAGCTGTATGTTTTCTAATCATGTCGTATTTTGCGGGAATGAGATAACTAAGGGaataaaatttcctttttttcttttatttcgaAAAAAGCATCTAAAGAATTAAATGTCTCAAGGTTGCTCTTAGGCCTCTCAGCTCTCACTACAGTATCAATTTCTTCTTGTTCCCTAATTTGGCTGGTGTGATCAAGTCTGAAACATTAGCCCTTTGTTGTATTTACTGGCGAACGAATTATACATTATCCGCTAAAAACCTTTGGGAAAATAATTGCTGCTTCCTTAAGATTTTAGTGTTTCGTAAAAGTTACTACATTATGTAAAATTTGTATTCCAGAGGagtaataatttgaaaattaattagagaGTTGATTATTTCGTTggctaaattaaattttaaaaaataaaaatccaacAGCGTAGCATGAccatcgcgtttttttttttattaatgaaaactTGGGTGGTTGTGTATTGGCTGTTTATTCCTAGGTAATGATTGGCGAATTGCGATCCGCCGCATTGCTGTTCAGCTCGGCGTTAGGACTGAGGTTCGCGATAAACAGGCCCGCcaaactcttcttacctggaacttcttcctcttgtccaatAGTTTTCTTGCTTCTTGCATTAATGCATGATTAATTTATCCCTGCATCAACTGGTCCACAGTTTTCCCTGCGTCTATGCAGGATTTACCTGGCGTCACTTTAGTGAGCTTTTAGGCTAGGCAACCTAAGGGGTGCCAGCCATggtgccaatcgcagccatgactggccaataaaccctaataagcacatgatgcacgcacCCTTGTTCTGTAGGTATGTTTCAAATCCCTCATGGtcgagtgtataggcttcggcctaagacacacttaggtcctcccctaacctggacccctccCACAAACATTGAAATTAACTTAggctagagaaaaaaaaatcgataaacAGGATGTTTGCGCTGAGCTTGAGTTTCAAAAggggtactttttttttctagcgATTGTTGCAATTGTTAAAGGTGCATAAGTTGTCGTCAGAAAAGTTGGGTTTTTTCGGTAAATGTTGTATTCCTGTTATCCCCACGGATTCATTGCATCGCCGCTTCACTTCACTGCGGCACCCTTCAACCACCTCTAAATAGTTCGTGTTAACaagcgcagtggcgtagccaggatttgtgtatggagggtgttaagaagcatgcgcccccccccccccccccccccccgcgtattaaagcggtgggtccgggggtcctcccccgggaaaatttgtattttaatgtgtaaaatagtgctatttttgcagttttcggtacttaaatttaaatattgtaatggtaaattttttattaattttaatatgaaatttgtttaagtgatgaataagaaattaattaaagatttggtgctaggggggggggggttgaacccctaaagccccccccccccccccggcttcaCCCCTGAACATGAATATAAATCATAATTTATTCTTTCCATGAATCAGATGCAGCCCCCATCTCGGGTCTTGGGTATCCCGTTCGAAACCGCTCATGGctttcgatttttattttaactaaatatacGAAGTTAATATTTCCATTCGTTTATCTCTTTCATGTGATTAttctaaataattaatgttaaaatcacTACAAGCCAAAATTTGAAACAGCATTTTGTTTATAGATAAAGTATTAGCTAAAAAATTTATTCACATATGTTCATCTGCAATCTACCGTAATATTTACGATATTACGATTGAATAGTGATTAAGGTGGCAATAGTTTTTGTAATGTTGGCGAAACTGCTGTTGAAGTTtgagttatttattatttcattgaaGAGGCAAAATCTTGTGCGCTGGCGCACAGAGATACGGTGGAATTTGTGCTCCATAATGTAAAGTGACACAATATGTATTAAAAAGATCGGACGATACAGATTTGATTACATAAATGTGTAGGCACTCAAGTGGTCATAAACATATGTTTATTCGTTCTAAATTACATAATTGGGATGGTGTATAAGTTTAGGTGTGGTCTATTTGTGGTATTAAACTAGTTTTTGATCTTAAAAATATGCAGGTAGAGGAAACACCAACCCTCATACCACCAAAAAAAAGACTCGTCAAGAAGTTAGGTGGGCTAAATGGCCATGTGGATCACATTGTGGTTTTTCAGGTCAGTGTGTGTaaacaatatataattaaatgGAACACATTTATCAAGTAAAGATTAAGCACCCGAGACATGGATTTCCCATGTTTTGTacctttcccccctccccattCTATAGTTTAAATGATATGCAAGTGAAAAAGTGGGAATGTTGTGTTAatactcaaaaataaaaatgtatgcaTATCAAACTAAAACTTGCAGTGATTATCGTAGCATCCTGTGCTACTCCCTATTTTGGATTGGATCATACTTGCTATAATAGTGGATGAATGTGGCAACTCAGTGTGCAGATCCTGACAAAAAAATGGTGAGGGTAAGTATCACCaccggtaaatatttacaatcgcggtagatgccaaaaataatgctaaaaatccgaaaatacttttattctatgcactttcacttcctcttttcaaatcaaccggcggagataagaaattccaaatactttaggagatatcgaattttttaatttcatgatatgtagagtcgcggtagatgccaaaaaaaatgtaaaaaatcctaaaatacctttatcatatgctcttcaacttcctcttttcattaaaagcggcttAAAGAACAGACATTGCAAAGCCTGTATTTTTGTAGGTTTTATGAGTCAATGAACAAAACCACCAGCAAACAGCATTAtactgaaattttgtaaaacattaaatatttttattattttaaaagcatGCCTCCTTTTAAGGGACTGCTTGTATGTAACTGTGAGATTTGTTTCCTAACCAGGGGTTCTAATCATCATTGCTACACTGTAAATGTTTATAATtcttgtctgaaaaaaaaaattgtttacttgcagaaaatttctttaaaatgacCAAAATATTAGGTAATCCATGAGATAACTCTACTCAAATAGGTATTGCTAAAATATGAATGTAAGaactttaagataaaaaaaactagatttcaaaattaaaataatttgttttacatttattgcatgtaggTTTTTTATCTCTACACCTCAAAAATTATTACTAGATAAAAATGTATTTGGCTCATTTTTAATTATGTGTTTCATAAACCAAAATTGAAAATGATTTCAGAAGAGTacacctaatattttttttccacataatgtATAAATATAGTGAAACTCAATACTGGTATTTCATACTGCCTGAAAATCCTAGTTTTGACTAAGACTTTCAAGTATCATTGAGTTCTTTCAGTAATCTGATCAAATTTTGAGTGCATTGAGTGGTTGAATTAAAAGTGAGCACTGCAATCTCATTAGTATGGAGTTGATGCACCAGGTAATTGGATGCTTTGACACACTACTTGAAGCAAATAATGTGGAGTGTGTCACAATGTTGTAGGGACACAAGGGTAGCCCACCAGGCGACAGTATTTCTTCTCCAGTGAGCGAAGGAGGGTTGCTGGCAGACATGAAGGAGGTGTCTCAGGACAGGATGAGCACGCCAGTCCTGAGCGAGGCAGGCACCAAGGAGACGCTGTCTCCTGTCGTGGAGAACGGCCACCCGCTGGGGTTGGCGGGTCTGCCAGAGCTCGCGAGCGTCACTACCGGCAGCCTGAGCCAGAGCGACCAGAGCCTCGACCTGGACATCATCCGGGACGTGAAGAAGGCCAAGACGAAGAAGCGCGTCAACATTTGCACGGACCGCGGAGAGCCGGAGGACGAGGTCGGGGCGGAGACGGCGGCACTCCGGAGGGGCTCCGAGACTTCGGACTCGGTGGCCGACCACTCAGTGATCAGCAGCAGCACGGACGGCTGCCTGACCATGACGGGGACCATCAAGCGCGGGAAGAAGGCAGGGCAGAGCGTGGATGTGCGTCTCAACATCTCCCGGGAGGAGCTGGAGGTTCTCGAGGCCACCATCGCGGCCAAGAAGCGAGGAGGCCCCGCTCCCGTCTCTTCGTGCTTGCTGTGCGGACCGCGTCACGGACCGCACGTCGCCGTGTGGACTGCTCTGTGCCTGCCGTTTGCAGTCGCCGTGTCAGGGGCGTACTCCTTCTACATGGGGACTCTCACCTGGTATAACGTCTTCACGTATTACACTGAGGAGAAACCGCTCATTTGCAGGATTCTCGTCTCTCCTTTCGTGATCCTCATGTATCCATTTCTTATTGTGGTGTTCACCCTGGGACTGGGGCTGTACGCGGGCTTCACCCAACTGTCCTGGTTTTTTGACAGCTGGCTCAAAGAGATCACTGACTTGGAGAAGGGCTTTTACGGCTGGTTATGTGCCGCTCTCAAGCACGAAGACTGTTCACCATATGAAGTTGTGGTGCTGACTGACATACAAGGCTCACTTGAAGGGGGTCCCACCATAAGGTCATCCTCTGAAGACTCAACTATCTGAGATCACGTCACAAGATTCTTCGCCTGTTCTGCCCTTCTTGAAACAATTTATGATATATACAGTTTAGACTGATAGCATCACCATATCTTTAGGATTATGTCTTACTGTCATTCATTGAATAATTGACTTGTTCACCTTTTCTTAATCACCTCTTATCTTTCCTTGGTTTTTCTCTTTCAACTACATTTGCCATAACCTtcctcaatttttatttttgtattttagttgTAATGTCATTCATAACTTGCTTTACTATGCAGTATTTGAACTTCACTCATTATGCAGATTCATATTATttcttctttcattttattaaaaatataaatgttgaattaagaataaatgtttttgttctctagaaaaattttaatcaaacttTACAACAACCTTCATAATAAAGTATATATGTCCGCATGTGTGGTAATCAACCATAAGGTGGGTTTAATCCTACCTAGCGCTGGAAGTTTACATTTGAATAGTACATAATAGGTACTAAACTATTAGACCTAACTTACAGAAAAAGTTGCAGTACATATAACGAAAACATACATaatcatattttatgtttttgtcacagttacacatcaataaaaaggCCCTTCAATTTCGTCTGCTTTTTGGATTCATTTTCCTTCTTACGAATATTGTAAAGAATTCccagtgaaactatttttttcatgTCCAGGTAGTTGAGAAGACCTTTGGTATAACTGCATGCGAGAGAGTGCGACACTTTTACAGGCTGTCCGCCTTCATACTTGCTTCCAGTTTCTGCCTTGTTCTCTTCCCGTTTGATTGTCTGAATGATACCATCTAACCAAGCTGGTTTGCATCACATTCAAACCATGCCACAATGTCCTGCTCACGTACTTGCTCACCGCCTTTTACATCATTTTCAACTTGCGCTGAATGTGCAGCTGAAATTACCATTTTGTCATTAGCGAAAGCTAGGAAATCGTCTTCTTCATTATCTGTAATAATTTGTCTTCAGAATTTTATTAGTGTTTATGGCTTTATTCGATCCCATGCTGCAGCAATTTCGTAAATAGTTTCCAGAACACTGTAATTTTTCCAAAATGGTTTTAAGTAATTTCCTTCGTCATTGTGTTCCGGGAGCAAACTTGAATGATAGATTCGTTTCAAGGTAGAAATCACACCATGATCCATGGGCTGGATTAGTGCAGTGACATTTGGTGGCAAATATGTGACGAAGATTCCACCAATGTCTGTTTTTAGTATGTCAATCTTTGCTTCTCAGAAATTCACTGATTTTAGGTTCAAAAGTTTTATCAAACCATTCCTTAAGTATGACTTGTCAAGTCAGCTCTTGTACTGGTAAAATATTGAGGCTTTTCTGCTTTTCCTATGACAGCTAATTTTACCTTGCGTGCCCCTGAATCATTTGAGTGACACACAACTGTCAATCTTTCTTTACTAGTCTTATGGTCTGGGCGCTCTGTTCACTCTCAGATGCTAGAGTTCGTGTGTGTAGACATTTTCATAGTGTAGCCCAGtttcatctgcattgtaaatTTGATCTGGGATTAAATTTTTAGTGATCTATGATTGATTAGAGAAATTTAAATGATTAGTATAATTTGTCCCCAACAGTTCTTGCTGTATGGACCGAACTGATATTCACAAAAGTCACACATAACCCTTGCAAAGCTgtatttttaggtttttattgGATTATCATCACTCACTATCAAAGTGAGGAATTTTGTGTATTCATCATGAGTTTGGTAgctaaaataagatttttaagtGTGTAGCTTCAAAAACATTTGAATACCCAAGATAAACCAGGATAGTTTTAAAGTATGCATACATTTCTTCCAAATTAATTAAATCTTTTCAGCTCTTAGATATTGTCTCTGTTAATTCTTATTagctcaaaatattttttcctgtcatTTTTCTGCTTGTTTTATGAGTATAATAAAAAGATAATCTGGTTTAGCAACAAATAGACTGACCCTAAAGTTGTTTTTGGGGCATTATATTACACATGAAAGTTCTTTTAACAGTGAATCAGTGTCTTGTCTCATGTTGCACCTCTCAGAATACTTGGACGAGAAGTTAATCTTAAACATATgctgttttataatttaaaaaaatacaagattttttattttcagtagaaaccatgattaataatttttttttttgaaaataaaataattgtttttaccaAAAGTGCGTAGCTGTGTACATAGCATGAAACTttcaaataaacacatttcatacgTAGTACCCgcacatcacaaaaaaaaagttttggctTAGTATTTATCAGCACTTCATGTACAGTCCATGTACAGTCCGTATAATAATGGCACTTGTTGCAACTTTTTTTGCTGAGATTATGTTGCAGTTTTCCGTGGAAAGCTAAATGTGGTCattctgttgtgttcaaattgttgcttcacattttatttattagtatccATTTAATATTATTCAACTTGTTTGATTCGCTCATACTAACTGTAACTATACTTTATTGACTTGCCTcatttttcataataatataaGATATTGCATCTCTCTTGTACATATCTTAATGTAATTTTACTAATTTATGGAACCTCATTTTAGCTAATGTAAGTTTTAATTAAATGTCTGTTGTCTGTGATTATAATAACAGAGGTAGTTGCCAGATGTCATAAAGTTTTGTTCGTGTATTTGTTGTACATACAAACCTTAAATATGTATGTACTCATAGGTGTTTTGAAACACTGGCTACTATTTTAACTGTTGTGTGTAAAGTATTTATTTgaactgttttgtaataaaaaaaaagtagaatgtACTTGTGAATTGTGTAGTTTTATAATATAGATGGTTATTCTCAGTGAATTTTTGGTGCTCGAACAAGACAAGTTTTGAAAATTGACTATGCACAAGCttctcggtcgccgccagaattttctggctccccgctcaatatattgcagagtcccgggtactgttatatttatttactactaTTTATTTGGGATGATCTCATGGTTTTAGATGTAGTTATCGTCTTGTTCTGCTAAACCCAGCGGTAATGTTAAAGGGGCTAAGTTCATTAAGACTTTGCTAAAATGTGTTGACACATactggcaaattttttttattttgaaacttaaattttctatttgaaaatactgtattttgtaaaatttaagagTAAATAGTTACTtgtcttgtttatttttttacatttattttatggttAGATTTTTGAACTGTTATATTCTCTGTGAGAATTTGTTGAATATACATAAGTACTTTCTTGCATCCGACTATTGCAAGTTGTGTTTAGGAGGACTGATACATGGTCATTAAGGCTCTCTCTCACACCATGTTGGCTGTTTCCTTTTCTTATCATTACAATTAATTAAGGGATTTTTCCGTAAACTTATCACAATAGCTctcttcatttttatttttcaacccaAATTTTCTGAAcagatattttcaaaatattatttaatagcgGTAATATGTCACATAAGTGTTCATGATTACTATTACTTGCACGACCTTTGACAACTTctaaataacatttagtaaacaTCTGGTGAGAAAGCTACCgtagtaaatttacattaaagtaGTTCAATTAattgtaatgacaagaaaattaaataaccaagtCAGCTTGTGAGACCGAGACTAaagctatgctcgctatgttcacaATGTTTGttacgcgagtaaaatatagccagctgcatctcgggTGTCGCTGGCTACACAAAGCCGTGTTCCCTATGTTGGCGACCTCACCAgatgtttggttctcggctatttttctaaaacatCGCTGATTTCGTGTATGCGTAGATAAACCAAAACTTCTGTTTTTGTGAGGAGTTTGCTGAACTTCTGCATTtactttttatgaagtttaattgtattgtgctttaaatagtcaagttgacagaaaagttattttaagattacgaaaatattcacgtttatggaataaatcaatGGAAGAATATAGAAAGGCAAATGCTTGggatttgaattttgtttcgtctTCACAatcaactgcttcatcaaatgatgaaattcatCAAATCCTTTTGTTTTTTATATTCAATGCATGAACCCATTTCTTCTTACGTTTATATACTGTGAGAGTCAGCAGAATGTTATCATCATCAGAATCCTCACTTGAATCCCAAGGCATACGTCTCTccaacatcgcgaactagactatcctgtctggccacctggcacagcgaacatcgcgaacatagcttAGCTTTCTGTTTGGCCTCAGCTTAAAGCACTACTTTACTTTGGCATGCTTACAGCCAGTAAACCAGAGTTCATGTTATGTTGCACTGGCAGCTTTCCTGTTTCTCATATACTTCTGTCCCCAAGAGAACGTATTTTCATGTTTTTCAAAATCTCACATACTTCAAGAACATCAGGATAGAATATCCATTAGGTCTGTGGAAATTGATGTGATTTGAAGATAATTACTGTCACGAATGACTGATAAGttgtaaattaatttaagaactGTAACATATAATGTAATATTGCATACAgatggtaaatttatttataagttttaagGATAGTGCATTT
This DNA window, taken from Bacillus rossius redtenbacheri isolate Brsri chromosome 3, Brsri_v3, whole genome shotgun sequence, encodes the following:
- the LOC134530392 gene encoding transmembrane protein 169 — translated: MQVEETPTLIPPKKRLVKKLGGLNGHVDHIVVFQGHKGSPPGDSISSPVSEGGLLADMKEVSQDRMSTPVLSEAGTKETLSPVVENGHPLGLAGLPELASVTTGSLSQSDQSLDLDIIRDVKKAKTKKRVNICTDRGEPEDEVGAETAALRRGSETSDSVADHSVISSSTDGCLTMTGTIKRGKKAGQSVDVRLNISREELEVLEATIAAKKRGGPAPVSSCLLCGPRHGPHVAVWTALCLPFAVAVSGAYSFYMGTLTWYNVFTYYTEEKPLICRILVSPFVILMYPFLIVVFTLGLGLYAGFTQLSWFFDSWLKEITDLEKGFYGWLCAALKHEDCSPYEVVVLTDIQGSLEGGPTIRSSSEDSTI